The segment CCTTTTAGCCTACGAATAAATGCATTAGCTCATTCCATTTGCACATTCTTATATCTACCATACACAAATGtcaaattcaaaagaaagaacactCAAAGATGACAAGACCAAAAATTCCATTTGACTTCTACAGAAAACATACATGAGCACCATTGTACCCCATTTTACAAGCCTTTCTTGGGAGGGAAACTTGTCCTTCACTGCTAGCCAAGATATGAAGGACTTGTTGGGAAAAGCTGCTTTAGACCATACCAGTTTCTACCATTCATTGAGACatacatgtttcttatttaattCTACTCTAAATTGCAATTCGTCCTTCACTGCCAGAAAAAGACAAAGCATTAAGGAATGCTTAGAAGTAGCTGCTTTAGACCATACCACTTTCCACCATTCAGCTATATCCATCTTGTTTCTTATTTCACTCCAGGTTGAAATCCATGTGACTTTTCCATATTTAGATGAAATCCAGTACATTGAGTTGTCTAATTGTCTTAGCTAattttaattgatgaaaaataagCTTGTAGGGTAGTATCTTTTGATCTGATAAGTTTCCAAGGCTATTGCATTTCTTTCAGAATACTGGATACTTCTGCAAACTCAGAAATTGCAGTATCATACACCACCTTTTGGACATAGTTAGGGATCAAAACACCTTCAGCGTGTCAATTATCATGCCACATGGATAATTTTTTCACCCTTTCAACTAAAAACTTCATGAATGGCCTAACCAATTTCCTGACATTTAAGATTTTGTCCAGCCCCATCAACAGGCCTGAGGAACTTTCACCTCCCATAAGCACTTACCTCTTAGAAAAGTGCATTTTAACCAAATGGGATTTCCTGACAAtgataaatagaaaattgtaaactttaatttttcctcttattttcctctgtttcattcttttattaGTGTGTTTCTCAGTTTTATTGAATTAGGCTTTTGTGTGAGAATTCCTAATTGGACAAAAATGGTTACTAGCATTATTAATTACTTGTTTTATGACAGAGATGAGGCATGGCACAAATTCAGATAGTGCTGACTCCACTTTAACATACTTCGAGGACTCTCCGAGTAGAAGGGACCTCAATGGAACTagaagaaattcaaatttacCATTATTTGATCTAAGAACCATAATTGCAGCTACTGATAACTTCTCTATTGCTAACAAGCTTGGCCAAGGTGGTTTTGGCCCAGTTTATAAGGTAGTCTCATTTCAAGTGTGTTTATGCATCATAAATTCCATCATGAATGTTTACGAGTACTCATTGAGTATGAATTTGTTGTGTGCAATTGGGCTTCCCCAAATAATTCACCAAGTTGAGTTTCTTTCAACAATTATGCCCTATGACAATGATATTTGGACTTTAATTGTAGGGTTTGCTACAAAATGGAATGGAGATAGCAGTAAAAAGACTATCAAAATGCTCTGGACAAGGAATAGAACAATTCAAAACAGAAGTTGTACTAATTGCTAAACTCCAACATAGAAACCTTGTGAGAATTTTAGGTTGTTGCATTCACAAAGAAGAGAAGATGTTGATCTATGAGTACTTGCCAAATAAAAGCTTGGACTCTTTCATTTTTGGTATGTCTTCTTTTTCACATTAACCTCACTCATCATCACTAGAAAACAATCCTCCCATTACAAACATATCAGTTCCAAGTAGCAAGATTTTATACCTATGTAAAAAAGCATGAATGCAATGCAATCTAATCCAAGTTCTCATTTCTTCATTTAGATGAAACAAAAAGGTCATGCTTAGATTGGGTAAAGCGATTTGAGATTATTTGTGGAATTGCTCGAGGGATCTTATATCTtcatcaagattcaagattaagaATTATCCATAGAGATTTAAAGGCCAGCAATGTTCTACTTGACAATGCATTGaatccaaaaatttcagattttggtATGGCTAGAATTGTTGGAGGGGATCAAATTGAAGCTAATACAAATTGCATTGTTGGAACATTGTAAGTATGCTAGAAAACAAAGATATACTTTTTTAACCAATTGCTTGACTACCATTTTTACATCTAAGGAGAGTCCAAACTACAAGcctttgtaagaaaaaaaataataaggatATCTCTATAATTCGTTTTCATATTGTGTTACTTCAAATTTTACATGTATGTTAGTGCCCAAAGGGCTATCTTCGATCATTTTATGTTGAGgtttaatatcttccttttcaTTGTACTATGACAGTGGTTATATGTCACCTGAGTATGCAATGCAAGGACTATTTTCAATAAAGTCTGATGTATATAGCTTTGGGGTATTGCTGTTAGAGATCGTTATTGGTAAAAAGAACAGTTCTTACCATCATGATGGTCCTTCTGCAAATTTGATTGGACATGTAAGTACACATGCAAACAATGACTACAAAATTAAGCCTATATTGTTGAGCCTAATATGATCGATATCTTGTCTCAGGTTTGGGACCTATGGAGAGAAGACAGTTCCATGAAAATAGTCGACCCATTACTAGATGAGGCATACCCTGCTAATGAAGTTTCAAGATGCATTCAAATTGGACTTTTGTGCGTGCAAGAACATGCAACAGACCGGCCAACCATGTCAACTGTTGTTTTCATGTTGGGTAATGACACTCATCTTCCTTCTCCAAAACGACCTGCATTTATTTTGATGGGTACTTACAATAGTACAAATGGATCAACTAGTGCAGCATCTAATTCAGTAAATGAAATAACACTTTCTAAAATTGATGGTCGTTGAAACCCCAAACTATTTGTAGCAAGTGTACAAATTAATATTCCTTTACAACATAGGATTGAGTTACTCTAAGTCTACTCCACattacaattgttttttttttttttttttttttttttctgtatgaACAATTGAACATAATGTATGCActataaaattattacaaaaaagaagataatatataatattatacaaACTGTTATTGTCTAGAACTTGTGATGAAATCACTACCATCTCctttagctttttctttcaaGTGGTTTCTGAAATTAATATACAAAAAGTTAACTGCATATATATGTTATGTGGAGATTTCATTGGTTTTCAGAACAAGATGTCCAAAGTTACAAAGATCTTTTCTTTTGGTGTGAAATTTACTAAGTTTAACCATGAAGATTTAATAGAGGAACGCTAAATGCATAATACTGGAATTTAATTTGGATTTCAGGGTGTTTTACTCAAAACAGAACCATTGTATTTAGAAAATTGTGCAAAGCCTATTGATATGCTTGGGTATGGCTTATAGTTTTGACTTAAAAGAACACTTCAACCAAGACAATATGACAAAATAAGTTAGAACAACAATTTATAACTTTGATGGCAGATCCTCTTGTATGGCAAGGAGAAGTGTGAAAAAATGGATGACAAAAAGTCGTAATCATTTCCTAATTTTTGCTTAAATTTGGCCCAATTCTACTTTTGTGGtcacttatatttgtgaaggTGCCTTATTGAGAGTGTGTGATTCTCTCCTTGAAgttcacttgaaaaaaaaaagaaaagaagaagctcAAACTAGTTTTCACAAGATCAGCATCATATGGAACAAATTAATGTTATATAGTAGGACACAAATGATGAATATAATTTCAGAAAATAATGTTAGACATctacaaattttaaacaatttcaaTTCGTCAACTTGCTGCTTATAggtttgcaattttattttatttttttggtgaaatggGTATaggtttgtaaaaattttaagaaaaagagaagatgtCCATTGAgagaattttaatattttttgggatGGTTTAACGAAACTatataaaatttctttgcaATATGCATAAAATCTGGATGTTCTAGATGTGCTAAACATCCTATTCAAACCTTCATTTAGTTAAAAGGTAGAACTAAATATTATACAATGTTTTGTTTAAGACATTGTtttaaatgatattatttttaacatcTAGATAAAAATACAGGTGTATTGACAACCTTTCTTAAGACCTAGCTATGATGATTTTAATGTCTTCAAACAAGAAGTGATTCAGTGatgctaatttatttatttttatttatcaatttgaATTACACAAtgttgggtaaaaaaaaaaagaatgcaagtaacccaaatacaattttttttttcttttttgtgcagAACCCAAATACAAATGTAGCCTGCTTTCCAAGCCCTTCACTGAGAATGGGCTTTTAAAAGGTGCTACCATACCATACACGTAATCATGTACAACACTATTTCATAGTACGCAGTtagatgtttggattttacattttaaaatgcaaaatttatcttTAGAGATGCTTGGATTTTATACCTTGAAGTTTAAGAGTTTAGATTTTACCTCTAACGTTATATGTCATTTTGATTAGCAACCCCTCCTTTAAGTTTATACTGATGTGTCCGTTAAGTGACACGTAAGGTCATGGCATGTATCTATTGATTCAATCAAATCATGACACATGGATTTCACTATTCCATGTCATATGAatagccaaaataaaaacaaactttaattattaaaataaattctttaaaattcGAAATTgcataaactaaataaaataaataaaaaaataaaataatacaattttttttcttagatttgtacctaaaataaaggaaagaaacCAATTCTTGTTTCTCAGATCAAGGATTGATCTAGACCTTAAAAATTCAATCCTTCATTTATGAGTCACCTTTAGtgaacttaaaaataaaagaacccttttttgaacccaaaaataaaGAACCCTTAACATCAAACATATTTGTTGGATTTGGACCTCAGATTTCACAATCTGTGTTCTTGAGTTTGTACATTTCGAGTTGTGTTGGGTGCCCCTGCTTGTCACCGCTCTTCACCACCGTGtacatattagttttttgtttttaatttttaatttaatgaaaataaatatttttttattttaataattaaagtttttttttttttggttgctattTATATGATGTGGAATAGTGAAACCCATGTGTCGCGATATGATTTGATCAATCAATACACACCATAAGTTTACATGTCACTTAACGGAcacatcaacaaaaaattaacagaAGGGTTGCTAATTAAAACGGCATATAATattagggtgtaaaattcaaattctgaaacttaaggtaatgtaaaaaaaaagttggtgaTGGCAATGAGAAATTGACAATGGCAAAGTATGTGGCAAGTTGGTGTCTAGtaaaaccctctctctctctctctcataaccACAAGATAACCAACAAACCCTATCTCCTTTGTTGGAGAGACTTGAGAATGAGTGagatttaagaaaagaaaaaaaagaagatttaagatagtttgtagtttgtacacttttaaactttttttaacgACCCACTACATGATAGTTGAAAGGACTATTGAGTATTGATATGTACTTTTAGTCTTATGAACGTTTTAATGAATCatatgacttgtttaaataatacacgtAAATTATAATTCTTCATGTAATGGCTTGGAGGAGATTTCTTCAAATTGGTTCAGAGTAAAATGTTGCATTTTTCGTAATCTCTTactaatcattttatttaaattgtcaatcaattttgacaaatttctTATTAATCATTGTTGTTCCCTTGCCAGAAACTATTATTTGTTGGTTGATTTGGTTCAACAAGGTAGCTATTAGTTAGCGTAGTCTGTGACTTGAATAGCCCTAAAGATTTTTCAAAGCTTGCGCATCTCAAGCTTAGTGTCGACTTTACTGTACATGCAGTTGATATGGTCGCCTAAGGCCCAGGTagaaaaaaggcccccaaattttaaccaatagttttttttttttttttaattaattaagctcaaatattagctaacaaataaaataaattcttttatcaaatgaaagacaagaaaaaaagagagagaaatgctacgttcacaacatttttacaaaaaattcttaatagCAAGTTGTTACAGGCCgttattgatggcaaaaaaataattttagaagtaagttcaaattaaaatcagtaacaATTTAACAtgtaggatttgttgtgaaaaaacttctcaaaaaataaaaagttcactccatttttcacaatagttgagttggcaaatttttactagttctcaccTAGGTCCACtataaacattatttttttacttaccacaTCAATAggtgtgaaaagttttgtcaaattttttgtgtatatagactttcaatttttttttttttttttacgtggtTCATGTTAATTGCTAATTAGTAATTGTGAAAGTGATTGATCTGAGCACACTACTTGGCCATGGGCCTTGTTCGAGGATGAATAAAGATCCACATATATGTCAACCAAAATTTGACACGTGGACCAGGTCCAAGGAGGGTCGACGTCTAGATCATTAAAAAACAGACGAAAGCTGTGAATGAGAGGTTCGAGGAGAAAAGGCAGACTGGTCCGCCGACCGAGGATCACGAGGAGCAAAGACACCTCGGGAATACTTTAAGTAACTTCCTACACTAGAAAGTAAAGCCTCAGGGAAAACAACAGAGACGTGTAAGTAACGGAAGGAGAAAATATTTGGGAAGGTGACTGCCCCCTCCACGTTTAATGCACTGCGTCAACTGAACTGGCCGCATAAAATCTTTCTCGAGCAAGCTCGAGTGTTCATTAAAAATCACTGTTGATACTTTTACAATGAGATtcagttttctcttcctttctgTATTTCTTGTGTCAAATGTGCATCCCCTATTTCTATGGGATTCCTTTCCTTATATAGTCCCTCCCATTGCATCTCAGCCCTCCATCTATATGTTTCAAGGGAGCCatttggatgcttgtcccattagGAACTTTTTAGAGGTGGTAGAGAGGGCTGTGAGCTGTGAAGACACCTGAATAGTCATTTCACAGCTCACAGCCCTCTCTACCACCTCGGACTTGCTTGAACTCCTAGTGTACAGGTTGAAACGGACTACACGAATCATACCAGCAGAAGTCATTCGAGGACTGGAAGTCATATTTCTCATGATGAAGAAACGAGGAATCTCAAGCTAGAGATTGATCATTTACGTAAGAAGTTGTGCCGCAGGGAGCATGTTAGGGGGAATAGGACGCCCCCATCCAACTCAGGGACTGCTAGGGGAAATTTCTTTTAGTTTCCCTCTGAGTTTAGACCAATGGATGACTCAAGGAATTAAGGTTTAGTAAGCTGCATCTTTGGTTCATTTTGCGAAAATTAAGCGAAAGATTTTAAACAGCAAGAGCTGGGCATTCTGGGGAGTTTCAATTTTAAGTGCTTTTGGGTGTTATTGTGTCTGTTTCCATGTCAATTGGGAGAAAAGTCACATCCTAGTTTTAAGCTCTCCACTAGTTTTTGATCTGCCCAATGTTTGAATTTAGAGTTTAAACTTCTTTCCTTGATGAACCAACAAAACCTAGGTTTAGCCTCATTATTATAGACAATAAAGCCTTAGTCCTTTGGGGTTGGCTATGgatttgttctttattttgggGAGGGTGGGGGGGAGTCCTTAcagtctcttttttttggtgtaatGTAAGTTATTTGAAGTTTCATAGGCTATTAGTGGTTAATGACATCATCCAATATTGCTTATGTTTGATTACCTAATTTTCCTTTGTGTTACAAGATTATAATGCTATTTGGTCTCATgaattattgtttatattagCATATCATGTTTATTCCCTTCAAGTTATTGTCTGAAACAAAGTGTTCATCTACTGATATTGAGTGGTGCTACACAGCACCATTTAGAGATTTTTTCAACATGTACACTAACATGGGCACACCACTAAACATTTGGGAGGGAGAGATGTGATAGTTGGTGCTTTTTTGGTGTCAATAGACTTACCTACTGATATATGATTTGAGATTTCTGAATTTGACAGCTTGAAATTAGAGCTGGAAATATCTAGTATACGGCTCAAATGTTGAGCAATGACCTTCTTCCCTTTTCAAACTTCAATGCAGGCAGTGACAAATCTTTTAAACAATGAAAGTGTATCTGATATTGACCGTTTACACTTAGTGATGCTTTATGCTTTGCACTACGAGAAGGAAAGCCCTGTTCAATTGATGCAACTTTTCAACAAACTAGCTTCTTGGTCTGCCAAGTACAAACCAGGGGTAAAATAAGCAAACCAGCATTTCTGTTTTGCATGCTTTGATGCTTTATTAAAGCAGCAAATATGTTGAAATTGTTGTGTTCCTTACTAGTTGCTAGATGATTCACTGGTTTTGAAAAATTGGCCATCATGGTATGACAGCTTGTCCAGTTGGGGTTGATAAGCGAACTGGGGATCTTTTTGGAAATTGAGATCTTTTGAATATTGCTCGTAACATGGCTCGTGCACTGAAGGTTAGTTAGAAACACTTCACTTTCTGCTTGCAGATGTGGTTAGATGCTTATACATCATTTTCCCATATACTGTAGGGGGTTGAGAACGCTTACACCCAGCACCATCCCCATTTGTTCCAAACCATGGAAAGCATTTCCAAGGGATGGTTGAGAGATGTGGACTACCCATATGTTGGCAATCCCTTTCAGCAGGGCAGGTTCGTTTTCTAAAATAACTGCTTCTTCCCAGGAAGGTTGCAGTTTATCTGTTGCAAATTTTGGAATGTAGCATGGTTTCTTTCCACTGTTTCAAGAACTGGAGCAGACCAGTTGATTCAACTGGTTCAATCAAGAACTCTATACCAATCCAAATATAGCCTAGAACGGTGAAATAAGATTTTCTGAAAAATTCAGGCTTAACTGAATGGTTGTGGTCAGACTGCAAAAACTGGTAACTGGAACTtcttgtgtatgtgtgtgtgctacatgtttatgtatgtgtaggTTTGTATGTACATGTATGTGTGCATATTATCAAGAAGTAGTGCCAAGATAATTCTAGTTATGTTACTAATTTTACTCTTTAATAATGAGAAGAGTTTATGAGGAAAAATCCACTTCATACAAATTTCTCAGTCTAAATAACACATTATCTCTCATCAGATATATGATGCTAATGTCTAACTTTCAGCACTTGTTAAAGAACGCATGTTGGTCCgtaactcccccccccccccccccccccccctctccaaaaaaaaaaaaagaaaaaaaaaaacaaagaaatgaagGTATGCTGGTTCGCTAATGGCTCATTTGAAGCAAACCTATCAACATAGTTTATGGCAGGTCACACACCAAAGGTATCAATTAGGTATTTCTTATCTTTGGGAGTTTGCCCTTGTGCATATTTTGGGCATTGATGCTTCACCCTGACACTATGCTATATATAGTCATAGGGATTGATATGAGTTAACCGAGGTGGCTGTGTCCCCTCAATTTGTTGAAGACAGTTTTTAAGCCATCTAGCCTACCCCCAGGACTTAGATTATTGTTCATTTAATGGAAACTATTACTATTTTTGCGTAGCTTCTTGATTCCCATACTACCATGCATCCAAATCAGACTGCtctaagtgggcttgggcca is part of the Quercus robur chromosome 9, dhQueRobu3.1, whole genome shotgun sequence genome and harbors:
- the LOC126698848 gene encoding G-type lectin S-receptor-like serine/threonine-protein kinase RKS1 isoform X5, coding for MACWILDWPKIGIIRRSLWQENTWAEIWFLPQELCDKYLHCGPNSYCDPHNLVISKCECFPGFEPKSSRDCMREKQGVSMCNNGEGFMKLAHMKVPDTSTAQADMSLSMKECEQKCLRNCSCMAYASTNESEGGIGCLTWQGDFVDARTYPDVGQDLYIRVNAVVLAQYAKKNGLTQKKRMLAILGVSVAVMFLLIVSVVYCFVMKKKKEMRHGTNSDSADSTLTYFEDSPSRRDLNGTRRNSNLPLFDLRTIIAATDNFSIANKLGQGGFGPVYKGLLQNGMEIAVKRLSKCSGQGIEQFKTEVVLIAKLQHRNLVRILGCCIHKEEKMLIYEYLPNKSLDSFIFDETKRSCLDWVKRFEIICGIARGILYLHQDSRLRIIHRDLKASNVLLDNALNPKISDFGMARIVGGDQIEANTNCIVGTFGYMSPEYAMQGLFSIKSDVYSFGVLLLEIVIGKKNSSYHHDGPSANLIGHVWDLWREDSSMKIVDPLLDEAYPANEVSRCIQIGLLCVQEHATDRPTMSTVVFMLGNDTHLPSPKRPAFILMGTYNSTNGSTSAASNSVNEITLSKIDGR